One part of the Actinomycetota bacterium genome encodes these proteins:
- a CDS encoding antibiotic biosynthesis monooxygenase, with protein sequence MSVVVINAVEVPAERREEFEARFAARAGQVSKADGFEAFELLRPSGDEKYLVYTRWRGKADFEAWMSSTYFADGHAQHKQQGPVSTASEVWTFEVIESERA encoded by the coding sequence ATGTCGGTCGTCGTAATCAATGCCGTTGAAGTGCCGGCCGAGCGCCGGGAAGAGTTCGAGGCGCGGTTCGCCGCCCGCGCCGGCCAGGTGTCGAAGGCCGACGGGTTCGAAGCGTTCGAGCTGCTCCGCCCCAGCGGCGACGAGAAATACCTCGTGTACACGCGCTGGCGCGGCAAAGCGGATTTCGAAGCGTGGATGAGCTCGACGTATTTCGCGGACGGCCACGCGCAACACAAGCAGCAGGGCCCGGTTTCGACCGCGAGTGAGGTGTGGACGTTCGAAGTGATCGAGTCGGAACGCGCATAG
- a CDS encoding carbohydrate ABC transporter permease, whose protein sequence is MSTTERSRSLARAGTGALVALLFVAPLVIMVTGSLRRPGLPPPRSPELLPRPVTVEGYREAFRLSPLARAMGNSLFVASVSVPLAIATSSLAGFGIARMPDRRRRRLVAIAVVLLTVPVTALWIARFAIFRSAGILDTPWPLIAPALMGGSPFAVLLYVYAFRRIPDDVYEAARLEGASALRVWRRIAMPLVRRTTVVVGMLAFLAAWSNFIDPLLYLHTESRYTAPLVLRYLEQLGPTNWPVLLAGSVIVTAPVVLAFLVVQRRFLQDETRIG, encoded by the coding sequence GTGTCTACGACGGAGCGGAGCCGCTCTCTCGCCCGCGCCGGGACGGGCGCTTTGGTGGCGCTGCTTTTCGTCGCACCGCTCGTGATCATGGTGACGGGGTCTTTGCGCCGGCCCGGTCTCCCGCCTCCCCGATCGCCGGAACTCCTTCCGCGCCCGGTTACCGTCGAGGGCTACCGGGAGGCCTTTCGCCTCTCGCCCTTGGCGAGAGCGATGGGGAACTCGCTCTTCGTCGCGTCGGTGTCCGTTCCGTTGGCGATCGCCACGTCCTCGCTCGCCGGATTCGGCATCGCTCGGATGCCGGACCGGCGACGCCGACGACTCGTCGCGATCGCCGTCGTGCTTCTGACCGTGCCGGTGACAGCGCTGTGGATCGCGCGATTCGCCATATTCAGATCCGCCGGCATCCTTGATACGCCGTGGCCCCTCATCGCGCCCGCGCTCATGGGCGGCAGCCCCTTCGCCGTCCTGCTCTACGTGTACGCGTTCCGACGCATCCCGGACGATGTCTACGAGGCGGCTCGTCTCGAAGGCGCCTCTGCGCTCAGGGTGTGGCGGCGCATCGCGATGCCGCTCGTTCGACGGACGACCGTCGTCGTGGGGATGCTCGCCTTTCTGGCAGCGTGGAGTAACTTCATCGATCCGCTTCTGTATCTCCATACCGAGTCCCGGTACACGGCCCCGCTCGTGCTCCGGTACCTCGAGCAGCTCGGTCCGACGAACTGGCCCGTCCTTCTGGCGGGATCGGTGATCGTGACGGCGCCGGTCGTCCTGGCCTTCCTCGTCGTACAGCGGCGCTTCCTGCAGGACGAAACGAGGATCGGGTGA
- a CDS encoding sugar ABC transporter substrate-binding protein has translation MSRSLKILVAFLFFVLTACSADGRADGSLTVQISGSPDEAESYRVLAGAFERASPGAKVNLVVVPNPGDHIAKLVTSFSAGSPPDLFLINYRRFGQFVDRQVLEPVGPMLAGSQRLQEEDFYPEALDSFRRTGVVQCMPTNISSQVVYYNKRLFARAGLATPRVGWRWSDLLASAKRLTVDTNGDGRTDVYGLGVEPTLVRVAPFVWQAGGEVVDDVVNPTKTTMLGPTELRALKFFIELRRVHRVVPSLAEFESEDLEARFAAGRLGMLIESRRVTPTLRGVPDLDWDVAPLPIDAEPATMLHSDALCMAKASKVKDLAFRFIEFATGPEGAPILARTGRTVPSHMAVSRSADFLAPGQPPAHAQIFLDQIPLIRRFPNIGTWNEIETKADPIVEEWFFGNERIEALGIEIDIATRELFAEARPAPSPS, from the coding sequence GTGAGCCGGTCGCTCAAGATCCTCGTGGCCTTCCTTTTCTTCGTCCTCACCGCATGCAGCGCGGATGGTCGGGCCGACGGGTCGCTCACCGTGCAGATCTCCGGCAGCCCCGACGAAGCAGAGTCCTATCGGGTTCTGGCCGGCGCGTTCGAGCGGGCGTCGCCCGGCGCGAAGGTAAACCTCGTCGTCGTCCCGAACCCGGGAGATCACATCGCAAAGCTCGTGACGTCGTTCTCGGCTGGGAGCCCGCCCGACCTTTTCCTCATCAACTACCGGCGTTTCGGGCAGTTCGTCGACCGGCAGGTTCTCGAACCGGTCGGCCCGATGCTGGCCGGCAGCCAACGTCTGCAAGAGGAAGACTTCTACCCCGAGGCCCTCGACTCGTTCCGACGAACCGGGGTCGTCCAGTGCATGCCAACGAACATCTCGAGCCAGGTCGTCTACTACAACAAGAGGCTGTTCGCGCGGGCGGGACTCGCGACTCCCCGGGTGGGGTGGCGCTGGTCGGATCTCCTGGCGTCCGCGAAGCGGCTTACCGTCGACACGAACGGGGACGGAAGAACCGACGTGTACGGCCTCGGTGTGGAACCGACGCTGGTGCGAGTCGCTCCGTTCGTCTGGCAGGCGGGCGGGGAGGTCGTCGACGATGTGGTCAACCCCACCAAGACTACCATGCTCGGGCCCACGGAGCTCCGGGCCTTGAAATTCTTCATCGAGCTGAGGCGCGTACACCGGGTGGTTCCCAGCCTGGCCGAATTCGAGTCAGAGGATCTGGAGGCCCGCTTCGCGGCCGGTCGTCTCGGCATGCTCATCGAGTCGCGACGGGTGACCCCTACGCTCCGAGGCGTGCCGGATCTTGACTGGGATGTCGCGCCGCTACCGATTGATGCGGAACCGGCGACCATGCTGCATTCCGACGCGCTCTGCATGGCGAAGGCTTCGAAGGTCAAGGATCTCGCGTTCCGTTTCATCGAGTTCGCGACCGGCCCCGAGGGCGCCCCGATCCTCGCACGCACGGGCCGGACGGTTCCGTCGCACATGGCCGTGTCACGCTCCGCCGACTTCCTTGCCCCGGGCCAACCGCCGGCGCACGCGCAGATCTTCCTCGACCAGATCCCTCTCATCCGACGCTTCCCCAACATCGGGACATGGAACGAGATCGAGACGAAAGCCGATCCCATCGTGGAAGAGTGGTTCTTCGGGAACGAGCGCATCGAGGCCCTCGGCATCGAGATCGACATCGCGACCCGCGAGCTGTTCGCCGAAGCCCGGCCCGCGCCGTCCCCGTCCTAA